In one Gossypium hirsutum isolate 1008001.06 chromosome D09, Gossypium_hirsutum_v2.1, whole genome shotgun sequence genomic region, the following are encoded:
- the LOC107891154 gene encoding heavy metal-associated isoprenylated plant protein 6, with protein MGEQTGPKPEAEKKPAADSGAKQDDGKVTAVYKIDMHCEGCAKKIKRSIKHYEGVEDVKTDCGANKLTVIGKVDPAKVRDRLAEKTKKKVDLISPQPKKDAAPAAAAAGGGDKKPDAEKKPEEKKEEKKEEKKPPKESTVVLKIRTHCDGCIQKMRKIIKKTDGVQSVDIDGTKDLVTVKGTMDLKDLVPYLKEKLKRSVDVVPPKKDDGGEKKDVGEKKVTDADKNGKEKEAAAAGGEKKEGGGETKMEVSKMEYHGYAYPAQPMYWSDRHVYGGPSNAVEGYQNQQHHEYGYMNQGYMNQGYMSHPGYVNEGYMSHPGYVNQGYMVDPRHPLHAPQMFSDENPNACSIM; from the exons ATGGGTGAG CAAACAGGACCTAAGCCTGAAGCCGAGAAGAAGCCCGCCGCCGATTCCGGCGCTAAGCAAGACGACGGCAAGGTTACCGCCGTTTACAAGATTGATATGCATTGTGAAGGTTGTGCCAAGAAGATTAAACGGTCGATTAAACATTATGAag GTGTGGAAGATGTGAAAACGGATTGTGGAGCCAACAAGCTAACGGTGATTGGCAAAGTGGACCCGGCCAAAGTCAGAGATAGGTTGGCCGAGAAAACTAAGAAGAAAGTCGACTTGATTTCCCCTCAGCCTAAGAAAGATGCCGCCCCAGCCGCTGCTGCTGCTGGAGGTGGTGATAAGAAACCAGACGCTGAGAAGAAACCGGAggagaagaaagaagagaagaaggaagAGAAAAAGCCACCCAAAGag AGTACGGTGGTTTTGAAGATTAGAACACATTGCGACGGTTGCATTCAAAAAATGCGAAAAATAATCAAGAAAACCGATG GCGTTCAATCAGTTGACATTGATGGAACTAAAGATTTAGTAACCGTGAAAGGCACAATGGACTTGAAAGACCTCGTTCCTTATCTCAAGGAGAAGTTGAAACGAAGTGTCGACGTGGTTCCGCCTAAGAAAGACGACGGCGGTGAGAAGAAAGACGTCGGAGAAAAGAAAGTCACCGACGCTGATAAGAAtgggaaagaaaaagaagctGCTGCCGCCGGAGGCGAGAAAAAAGAAGGCGGCGGTGAAACGAAGATGGAAGTGAGCAAGATGGAGTATCATGGATACGCGTATCCTGCACAGCCAATGTATTGGTCAGATAGACACGTGTATGGTGGTCCGAGTAACGCGGTGGAAGGGTATCAGAATCAGCAGCATCACGAGTACGGATACATGAACCAGGGGTACATGAATCAAGGCTATATGTCTCACCCTGGCTATGTGAATGAAGGGTATATGTCTCACCCTGGGTATGTGAATCAAGGGTACATGGTGGACCCGCGGCATCCCCTTCACGCGCCTCAGATGTTCAGCGATGAGAATCCAAACGCCTGCTCGATCATGTAA